CGGCTTTGGTACGGACACACCCCTTGCTCGCGAACTCGCTGATCTGACGGCACGTCGACGCTCGCTCGAGAAGGTTTCAGTGACGTTCGATGGCCCGACGAGGGTCTTCACGATCTCCAACCAGAAGGGTGGCGTCGGGAAGACGACCACGACGGTGAACATCGCCGCTTCGCTGGCATCCCTGGGTGCAAAGGTCCTCGTGATCGATCTGGATCCACAGGGGAATGCCTCCACAGCCCTGGGGGTGCCCCACACGGCTGAAACCTCGAGTATCTACGATGTTCTGATCAATGACGTGGCACTGTCTGAGATCGTTCAGCAGAGTCCGGAATCCCCGAACCTGTTCTGTGCTCCCAGCACCATTCACCTGGCAGGCGCAGAGATCGAGCTCGTTTCTCAGGTCGCCCGTGAACACCGCCTCCGGACCGCTCTGGATGAGTATCTCTCTGAGCAGCACGTCGACTACGTGATCATCGACTGCCCGCCGTCCCTGGGGCTGCTCACGATCAATGCGTTCACCGCTGCTACCGAGGTCTTCATACCCATTCAGTGCGAGTACTACGCACTCGAGGGATTGAGCCAGCTGCTGGGCAGTATTCGAATGATCCAGAAGCACCTGAACCCGAAGCTGCATCTCTCGACGATCCTGCTGACGATGTTCGACGGTCGCACCCGGCTGGCGCATCAGGTCGCCGATGAAGTGCGTGAGCACTTCCCACAGGAAGTTCTGTCCACGGTGATTCCGCGTTCTGTGCGTGTTTCTGAAGCTCCGAGCTTCGGACAGACTGTGATTGCCTACGATGGACAGTCTGCGGGCGCGATCGCGTACCGCGAAGCGGCGGTCGAGATCGCTGGGCGGGCCACGAGCTCCGCCAAGAAGGGAAAGAACTGATGGCCAAGCGCACGGGACTGGGACGCGGCATAGGAGCACTCATTCCGACGTCGGATCAGACGGAGCGGCCGGTTGATGTGTTCTTCCCCGGCGTGAAGATCGACGCGGCTCCGTCTGCGGACGCTGTGGATGAGAATCTCCTGGCGGTACCCGGCGCACGCCTGGTGCACGTGGATCCGCATGAGATC
The DNA window shown above is from Microbacterium keratanolyticum and carries:
- a CDS encoding ParA family protein, whose product is MFHVKQSDETSTPGFGTDTPLARELADLTARRRSLEKVSVTFDGPTRVFTISNQKGGVGKTTTTVNIAASLASLGAKVLVIDLDPQGNASTALGVPHTAETSSIYDVLINDVALSEIVQQSPESPNLFCAPSTIHLAGAEIELVSQVAREHRLRTALDEYLSEQHVDYVIIDCPPSLGLLTINAFTAATEVFIPIQCEYYALEGLSQLLGSIRMIQKHLNPKLHLSTILLTMFDGRTRLAHQVADEVREHFPQEVLSTVIPRSVRVSEAPSFGQTVIAYDGQSAGAIAYREAAVEIAGRATSSAKKGKN